A window of Mesoplasma chauliocola contains these coding sequences:
- the metK gene encoding methionine adenosyltransferase, giving the protein MRKLFTSESVSEGHPDKICDQISDAILDEVLKQDPNAKVACETFATTNYLLIGGQITTTAVVDYEKVAREVLRKIGYNNDAYGINADTCQIDIRIEQQSADIALGIELDTEIIGAGDQGIMFGYATNESKTFLPLAITISHELVYLASKLRKEGKFKWARPDMKSQVTIDYTDESNPKIDTILMSIQHDDEMIEAEFKAFIKNEIMDIVAKEFGLNTDYKVLINPTGRFVIGGPQGDTGLTGRKIIVDTYGGYSRHGGGAFSGKDATKVDRSAAYMARYAAKNLVAAGLADKVEIQVSYAIGKPEPVSIFIETFGTEKVTKEEIVKILTENFNFSVNEIIKVLDLRKPIFLKTATYGHFGKNEFTWEKLDKVASIKK; this is encoded by the coding sequence ATGAGAAAATTATTTACTAGCGAAAGTGTTTCAGAAGGTCATCCAGACAAAATATGTGATCAGATATCTGATGCGATATTGGATGAAGTATTGAAACAAGACCCAAACGCTAAGGTAGCCTGCGAAACATTTGCTACCACAAACTATTTATTAATCGGTGGACAGATAACAACAACTGCTGTTGTTGATTATGAAAAAGTTGCACGCGAAGTATTAAGAAAAATAGGATACAACAACGATGCATATGGTATCAATGCTGACACATGTCAAATTGATATTAGAATTGAGCAACAATCAGCAGATATTGCTTTAGGAATTGAATTAGATACTGAAATAATCGGGGCTGGTGACCAAGGTATTATGTTTGGTTATGCAACAAATGAATCAAAAACTTTTTTACCATTAGCTATAACTATTTCACATGAATTAGTTTACTTAGCTTCTAAGTTAAGAAAAGAAGGAAAATTTAAATGAGCAAGACCAGATATGAAGTCTCAAGTAACAATAGATTATACAGATGAATCAAATCCAAAAATTGACACAATCTTAATGTCTATTCAACATGATGATGAAATGATTGAAGCTGAATTTAAGGCGTTTATTAAAAATGAAATAATGGATATTGTAGCCAAAGAGTTTGGATTGAACACAGACTATAAAGTTTTAATTAATCCTACAGGTAGATTTGTAATTGGTGGTCCACAAGGAGATACTGGTTTAACAGGAAGAAAAATAATTGTTGATACTTATGGTGGTTATTCACGCCATGGTGGTGGAGCATTTTCAGGAAAAGATGCAACTAAAGTTGATAGATCAGCTGCCTATATGGCAAGATACGCTGCTAAAAATTTAGTTGCAGCAGGTTTAGCTGATAAAGTTGAAATACAAGTTTCATATGCAATTGGTAAACCAGAACCAGTCTCAATTTTTATTGAAACATTTGGTACTGAAAAAGTAACAAAAGAAGAAATTGTTAAAATTTTAACTGAAAACTTTAATTTTTCAGTTAATGAAATAATTAAAGTTTTAGATTTAAGAAAACCAATATTCTTAAAAACTGCGACTTATGGTCACTTTGGTAAAAATGAATTTACTTGAGAGAAATTAGATAAAGTTGCGTCAATTAAAAAATAA
- a CDS encoding ABC transporter ATP-binding protein yields the protein MKELIKINKIKKENILQEINLSILENECVSIMGNSGVGKTTLLNILSGIEKPSEGSIIINGTNIVDLKEPKLTKFRSNEISYIYQDYKLIEYLTVEQNIKFIERNNKNKISEQKYKSLLNELGLVTKEKVIVAKLSGGQKQRVAIARALLGKSKIILADEPTGALDLINTKKVLDELIVNSKKMKKTLVIVTHSPQVGLETEKIVLMNNGKITEQIKTNEISINELEKKLLFENA from the coding sequence ATGAAAGAATTAATCAAAATAAATAAAATTAAAAAAGAAAATATTTTACAAGAAATTAATTTAAGCATTTTAGAAAATGAATGCGTTTCAATTATGGGTAATAGTGGAGTGGGTAAAACAACTCTTTTAAACATTTTATCTGGAATTGAAAAACCATCTGAAGGAAGTATTATAATTAATGGTACTAATATAGTCGACTTAAAAGAACCCAAACTTACAAAGTTTAGATCAAACGAAATATCATACATTTATCAAGACTATAAATTAATTGAATATCTAACTGTTGAACAAAATATAAAGTTTATTGAAAGAAATAATAAAAATAAAATTAGCGAACAAAAATACAAAAGTTTATTAAATGAACTAGGACTTGTTACAAAAGAAAAAGTTATTGTTGCTAAACTATCCGGTGGTCAAAAACAACGTGTTGCTATTGCTAGAGCATTATTAGGAAAATCAAAGATTATATTAGCTGATGAACCAACAGGAGCTCTTGATTTGATTAACACAAAGAAAGTTTTAGATGAATTAATAGTTAATAGTAAAAAAATGAAAAAAACTTTAGTAATAGTTACTCATTCACCACAGGTAGGACTTGAAACAGAAAAAATTGTATTAATGAATAATGGAAAAATAACAGAACAAATTAAAACTAATGAAATTTCAATTAATGAATTAGAAAAAAAGTTGCTTTTTGAAAATGCATAA
- a CDS encoding FtsX-like permease family protein: MHNSQIFKQLNFYKSYNLPIFIILFLSSLFTNSSLFLLLSSLKQLDKESNMTLIFIILFGLLFLISISMITIIISINFNVREKDLINRRLIGLAFHKVFKNLLLEQSIIMIPSYILGFFASIFLNKLLIASLINKSILASSFSINYSFINIFLVLLVSFITLSAIMFLSTKKYKRIENNYKIQKNKKKQFFKILIGSLFLTSYFLLIIFNNTEVLYLFGGIFFIIGLYFLLEIFIVCIAKVLFKFFIKYFTISSSIKNMEFNADLITKIILMLVNSMIFLNFSINVINKMGIESYELNQNAEYLNGLMFLGSYLNIVFISFTFIILINGFLMYLKSLQKETETLRKLGFTRSKIFLRNIFQFLIIWIFYVLLSFIGTTLISIIWKDQSALLNLKYWYIEIFVVLLIMLFLSLIEWTSKFLKRNELTS, translated from the coding sequence ATGCATAATAGTCAAATATTTAAACAACTAAATTTTTATAAGAGTTATAATTTGCCAATATTCATAATATTATTTTTATCATCACTGTTTACTAATTCATCATTATTTTTATTATTATCGTCACTAAAACAACTTGACAAAGAATCGAATATGACTTTAATTTTTATAATTTTATTTGGTCTTTTGTTTCTTATTTCAATATCAATGATAACTATAATTATAAGTATTAACTTTAATGTGAGAGAAAAAGATTTAATAAATAGAAGGCTAATTGGATTAGCATTTCACAAAGTCTTTAAAAATTTATTGCTTGAACAATCAATTATAATGATTCCTAGCTACATTTTAGGATTTTTTGCATCTATATTTTTAAATAAATTACTTATTGCAAGTTTAATCAATAAATCAATACTTGCTTCAAGTTTTTCAATTAACTACTCTTTTATAAATATATTTTTAGTACTTTTAGTGAGCTTTATTACTTTGTCAGCAATAATGTTTTTGTCAACAAAAAAATATAAGCGAATTGAAAATAATTATAAAATTCAAAAAAATAAGAAAAAACAATTTTTTAAAATCTTAATTGGATCTTTATTTTTAACTTCATACTTTTTATTAATTATTTTTAATAATACAGAAGTTTTATATTTATTTGGAGGAATATTTTTTATTATAGGTCTATATTTTTTATTAGAAATATTTATAGTTTGTATTGCTAAAGTATTATTTAAATTTTTTATAAAATATTTTACAATTTCAAGCTCAATTAAAAATATGGAATTTAATGCAGACTTAATAACAAAAATAATTTTAATGCTTGTTAATTCAATGATTTTTTTAAATTTTTCAATTAATGTTATTAATAAAATGGGAATTGAAAGCTATGAATTAAATCAAAATGCTGAATATTTAAACGGCTTAATGTTTTTGGGCTCATATTTAAACATTGTATTTATTAGTTTTACCTTTATTATTTTAATAAATGGCTTTTTAATGTATTTAAAAAGTTTGCAAAAAGAAACTGAAACATTAAGAAAATTGGGTTTTACAAGATCAAAAATATTTTTAAGAAATATATTTCAATTTTTAATTATTTGAATTTTCTATGTTCTTTTAAGTTTTATTGGAACAACTTTAATTTCAATTATTTGAAAAGATCAATCAGCTTTATTGAACTTAAAATATTGATATATCGAGATATTTGTTGTTTTATTGATTATGTTATTTTTAAGCTTAATTGAATGAACTTCAAAATTTTTAAAAAGAAATGAATTAACGTCTTAA